The Angustibacter sp. Root456 genome includes the window ACGAAGCCGTGGCTGTTGGGACTGGACTTGATGAACATCATCGGCGGCAGGTCGTCGAGGTACCAGTTCGCCGGGATCTCGATGAGGTCGGTCTCCTCACCACGCACCAGCGGCTTCATCCAGTCGTCGGCCGAGGCGGAGTAGTCGATCTTCGTCCAGCTGTCTCCGACCCGGACGCGGTACGGCGTGAAGTCCCTGTGCATCAACGAGTGGTCGTACTTGATGCCACGCTCGAGCAGCAGCTCGTTCGTGACGTTGGAGAACTCCCACCAGGGCGCCACGTAGCCGGTCGGGCGGCGTCCGGTGACGTTCTGGATGAGGTCGATGCAGCGGTCGAGCACCGCCGTCTCCTGCTCACGGCTCATCGCGATGGGGTTCTCGTGGCTGTAGCCGTGCACCCCGATCTCGTGCCCGGCGTCGACGATCTGCTGGAACTGCTGGGGGAACGTCTCGATGGAGTGCCCCGGCACGAACCACGTGCTCGGCAGGTCGTACTTCTTGAACAGGTTCAGCAGACGGGGGGTCCCCACCTCACCGGCGAACATCCCTCGCGAGATGTCGTCGGGTGAGTCCTCACCGCCGTAGGAACCCAACCATCCGGCGACCGCGTCAACGTCGACGCCGAACGCACAGAGAATTTCCTTCGGCAAGGCAATCTCCTCTTCTTCTGGCTCAGCTGCGGCAGCCGAGGCGGTGTGACACGGGGAGTCAGCTGGACAGGTGGTCGTGCAGGGCGACGCGCGCCTTGTCGGGGTCGGCGTGCACCCCCAGCAGTGCGGCGAGCAGGACGCGCGCCTGGCCCGGACGCAGCAGCCCCATGGGCACCGCGCCGGCGCCGAGCAGGTCGGCGCCCCCGCCGTCGCCGTAGATCGAGGCGACGGGGCCGCAGGCGACGCGGGTCGACGTCGCGACGACCACGCCCTGCGCCGTCAGCTCCTCGACCGTGGCGCAGATGTCGGGGTTCGCGTTGCCGGCGCCGGTGGCCTCGAGCACGATGCCGCGGGCTCCGGCCGCCGCCAGGGCGCGCAGCGCCGTCGCGTCCGCTCCGGGGTAGCACGCCGCGATGTCGACGCGGGCCCGCGCGGCGTCGAAGTCCGCCACCGGCAGCACGCGCCGGGGCCCACGGCGCCGCGACAGGCTCACCGAGTCGCCGTACACCCAGCCGAGCGGGCCGTGGTCGGGCGCACCGAACGCGTGCGAGGCGAGCGTCTGGACCTTGCGGACGCCAGCGGCGGCGAAGACGGCGCCGTCGAAGACCACGACCGTCCCGAGCCCTTGTGCCGCAGGCTCTGCAGCGACCCTGATGGCGTCGGCGAGGTTGCGCGGGCCGTCGGTGTCGGGCGCGTCGGCGGGCCGCTGCGCGCCCGTGACGACGACCGGCCGGTCGGAGCCGACGAACAGGTCGAGGAAGAACGCCGTCTCCTCGATCGTGTCGGTGCCGTGGGTGACGACCAGGCCCGTGACCGCCGGGTCGGTGAGCACGCGCTGGGCCTGCCCGGCCAGCTCGTGCATGCGCTCGAGCGTCATGAGGTAGCTGCCGACGCGGAAGACGTCGCGCACGGTGACGTCGACGTCGAGCCGGCCCAGCCGCTCGAGCAGCTCGGCGCCCGACGCGCTCGCCACCGTGCTGCCCTGAGCGTTGGTGCGGCTCGCGATCGTCCCGCCCGTGGCGAGCACCGTCACTGCGCGCACTGACCGACCT containing:
- a CDS encoding asparaginase codes for the protein MRAVTVLATGGTIASRTNAQGSTVASASGAELLERLGRLDVDVTVRDVFRVGSYLMTLERMHELAGQAQRVLTDPAVTGLVVTHGTDTIEETAFFLDLFVGSDRPVVVTGAQRPADAPDTDGPRNLADAIRVAAEPAAQGLGTVVVFDGAVFAAAGVRKVQTLASHAFGAPDHGPLGWVYGDSVSLSRRRGPRRVLPVADFDAARARVDIAACYPGADATALRALAAAGARGIVLEATGAGNANPDICATVEELTAQGVVVATSTRVACGPVASIYGDGGGADLLGAGAVPMGLLRPGQARVLLAALLGVHADPDKARVALHDHLSS
- a CDS encoding polysaccharide deacetylase, which codes for MPKEILCAFGVDVDAVAGWLGSYGGEDSPDDISRGMFAGEVGTPRLLNLFKKYDLPSTWFVPGHSIETFPQQFQQIVDAGHEIGVHGYSHENPIAMSREQETAVLDRCIDLIQNVTGRRPTGYVAPWWEFSNVTNELLLERGIKYDHSLMHRDFTPYRVRVGDSWTKIDYSASADDWMKPLVRGEETDLIEIPANWYLDDLPPMMFIKSSPNSHGFVNPRQLEEMWRDQFDWVYREMDYGVVTFTIHPDVSGRPQVLLMLERLIEHINQHEGVRWATFDQIADDFAARHPRNGDSA